The following DNA comes from Leifsonia sp. 1010.
GATCAGGACATCCTCTCGTTGTGCGTCATCGAGGAGCTCAGCACGGCCGACGCCGCAGCGGTATTGCAGATCCCTCCCGGCACCGTGAAGTCACGCCTCTCGCGGGCCAAAGCCCGGCTGGCCGGTCTGCTCCATGAAACGACCCCGCTTGTCTCGATGGAAGGAGACTTCCGATGAATGACGACATCCGCTTCGACAGTGGCCGAAGTGCGGCCTGGAGGAACGCCATCGTGGAGGCCGCACGCGCGGACCGAGCCGGGCGAACCAGTACCCGCAAGCGCGTGGCGCTGATCGTCGGTCTGGTCATCGCGGCGCTTCTGGTATCCGGTGGCGGTGTCGCTTACGCGCTGAACGCCCACCTGCTCACGCCCACCACGGCGCCGATGGTTTACACCGCGACTCCGGAGGTTCGAAACACGGAGCCTCCGTCCGTCACCCCCGCTCCGACCCCGACCCCGACGCCGACGGAGACGTCGGCACCGTCGACGGCCGACTACACCGTGCTGGGCTTCGATGCCGTTCAGCTTCGAGACATGTGTCAAGAAGCAGTTCGAACTCAGTACGCGAGTTGGGAGCAGACCAGTCCTGGTGTCACCGAGTTCGGGCCCCTCACTCCCGACACCCTGAGAGACGCTCAGGAGAACGGCGCGGGTCACGTAGCGATCTTCGCGTCCTCCGTCGGGAACAATCAGGGAGGCCAGCCCCAAGTGTGGATCTGCGAGTTCGAGGGCGACCCGACGAAACCGGAGCTCATCTACGCTTCGTTCCCGGACAGATGACGAATCGCTGAGGCCGCTACGCCGCCCCGTGACCCGGCTGCGCTCGAGCGGTTAGCCGACGATCCTCCTGCGATTTGGTCCGTGGATGCGCTGTCGACAGTAAGCACTGGCAGGCGAAAGGGGCGCCGCTCTCATCAAGCCCCAGCGAGTCGAAGAGGGGCCGGACAGACCGTCCGACCCCTCTTTCACCGTTTCGTCTGACGTCATCACACAGCGCTGAGCGACTTCTCGCTGTCGAGGATCTCCATCTCATCAGCGGTCAAGGACAATCGCACCGCTGTATGGCCGTCTGCCGAGATCGTGACCGCAACCATTGCGTCACGGAGGCCGTCGAGACACCATCCAGCCTGCCGACCCAACCCCGCAGTGTCAGCTCTTCACGACCCGAGTCGCCGACAGTGCGGCGCCGATTCGTTGGCGGGGAGCGCACAGTCCGGGTCGATGCGGGGAGGGACGCTGACGTGCCATGGTGGGCGTCTTAGGCAACTCTGCCGCGATGAGGGGCTTACACCCACTCCCCCATCCTCTTGCCGTTCGGATATTCGAGTTTTCGTTTCCGCACTTTCTTATTGCGAGGCGGTTCCCGCCATGTCAGCCAGCCGATTTGCTTCACCCCATCGGACTCCACCCCGATGCCCCACACCTCCAACCCTTCCCACCGTCGACGGCCCGCGAAGGAGGTCCCGTACTTGATGTCATCAGACATGACGAAGGCGGCCTCCTCGCCTTCTTTCAGGACAGTTTTCCGAACGACGACAATGTCTCCGAGCAGCATTCGCGCGGAGGACGTCTCACCTGGGATGTCGATGTGCAGTTCAACGTCGTATGCGGGTCCGCTGCCGTGGTTTGCGACGGTGACGTGATACCCGGGGATCACCTGCTCTGAGTCGGTCGGCTGGTTCCAGAAGTCCGTGATGTTGACCATGACGACACCACTGGTCGCGATGTGGGCACGGTCCAAGAAGCCGTCGAGATCTAATTGCTCAATGTGTCCTGCGGTCTGGTCGAACCTGAATTGGAGATAAGGCCTTGGACGCCATTTGCTTGCTTGGACCGCAACAGCAACAGAGACAAGCAGGGCGAGCGAGGCGATCACAACAGTCGCTACGTTCTTTACGACGTCCCAGTCAGCCCCAGTCATGGCGAGATGCTACGGAACTTGAGAGCCAGCCCGCAACTGTCACCGAACCCGTCCGGGCCACAGACCCTTGTTGAGCTTGGACTCCATGCGGACGATAAAAACGAGGTCCGGGTAGGAGTCACCAGCGAGTATTCGACGCAGGTGCGTGTGGTCGACTTCCAAGAACTTCGCCGCCGAGCGGGTGCTGACGTTGCCTAGCTTGTTGTCAATCGCTGTTCTTGGGTCCCGACACGAGTGATCCTGAACCACGGCGTCCTCGAGCCGTCAGAACCACATCCCGCGCCCCAGTGGATGCGAGCAACGTGGATCATCGAACACTTCGAACGCGGACTGCCGATCGACGTTCTCCTGCAGCTCACCGGGCACAAGTCCATCAAGTCGCTAACGGTGTACGCCAACCGACTCACCAAACGACCAATCGGCGACTTCCACGAAGAGATTGTCGGAGATGCCGCACGATCGGCATGTTCGACGACTGGGACGGCGCCGCTCTCACGGACCGAGAGATTCTCGAGTACAGCGGCCCGAGTTCGAAGTATCCGCTGGAGGATGTCGAACTGGCCGACCGGCCGGTCGGCTCCACTGGCATCCTCGAGGACATCAAGGCGTGGGCAGCTGAAGAACGTCAGCTCGCCGGAAAACGCAACGGTGGAAGGCCACCCTATATCGGCGACCGCGCCAGCCTCGTTGTCCTCATACTGCTCGCGCGTGAGGGCCGGCCGCTTCTCATCACTGAAATGGGCAACGTCCTCCATCGACGGCCAACTCCAGAAGGTCGCGAACTGCTAGAAGAGGATGGTGGACTGTCGTCGACAAGAATCCGGACTCAGATGGCCGTCTGATCACAGACTTAGCGCTAGCCGTCGGAGACCAGGAGATCATCTACCTCGATCCCAAGATCGAATACGAACCGGTGACCGCCTCCGTGTACACCGAGCATCTCCTTGTTCGCGCCTCGTTCAGCCCGTATTCGCAAGCGCAAGACCATACAACAGTGAAGATCACCTCGTACCCTCACCGCGGACTGGTGAGCTTCAGCGCCTCCGGGAGAGTCCCGACCGGGAGTGGCGATACTCGGCGGGAGTGGCCAGGTCCAGGCCTCTCGCACTGGTCAGTTCACTCAGATCCGACCTCGACCGCTGACCATTTGAGGAAATCAAGGTAAAGCGTCGTCGCGAGAAGAATGTCCCGGACATCTTCTTAGACGGCCCCCTCCGAGCGCGACAGGATGATGTCGCGGCACTAGATGGTTCCGTCGAACAGTGCATCACGTCACAAGTGACTAAGGGGACGACGAGGACTCCCGGCTGGCGACGTGAACCTCACGGCCACGCGGCTCGCCAGGTACGTGTTTTGCTATCGATTTCAGCCGACAGCCGCTGCACCGCGGCCTTAGCGGCCGGGTGTTCATATGCTGTCCGCCGGTTTCTGTGGATGATGTAGGCAACGCAGTCAGCGAGCTGAACACCAGGGCTACTCTTGGAGTCCACGAAATGGATGGAATCGATGACTGTTGACAGCAGCCTCCCCGGGACTTCGCCGCCCAGCGGCCTCCATTGCATCTCGCCAACCATATCCGTTGCCCTGAGTTGATGTTCCTGAGTCTGGTCTGCAATAAGGATCCGGAGCGGCTGGCCAGCACGATAGCTGTCCAGCTTCTCCAACATGAACTGCAAGGCCAAAAGATAGGCATTGTCGTCAAAATGGCCGAGATACTTTTGGTGCAGCGCCGGGATGTCGATCGTCGCGTGCACGACAAAAATGTCGAGGTCGAGCAACACCTTGATCACGTCGTCGAACACCGCCAGCAGCTCGGTCGGGGACTTCCCCTTCCAATAGCCGCCGCCGCCCCAGAGCTCGTTAGCGTGAAACTCGAAGTCGTGGGGTAGCCACCCAAGATGGTGATGTACAACCGCCCTCATGCGTTCGGCGAGCGCACGCACGGAGTCCTCCTCGACCGCGACGCCGACGACGGTCAGGTATTTCGGAAGCCGATCTTCGCCGTTCGAAATTGTCTCGTCGATGTACACAAGCTGGGCCACTCACCCAGGATGGCACGACCCAACAACACAACAGCGACCGGGGCGCGCGGGTTGGTGCGCTTCGTTCACGCCTGACCTACTTGCCGATGCGGGCGTTCGATGCCGGCCCGCCGTCGGGCCTTGCCGCAGGCAATCGCAAGCTCAGGGCCTCGCTCGTGGGCTGGCGCTAGAGTTCTGCCCGCTTCCGGTCGAGGTCGATTCCACTCCGCGAGTTGAGCTCTGTCGGCTCGGTGACCGTGTATGGGGGAGACTCGACCGTGGCTAGGCGGGGTGGTCGATGGTTAAGGTACAAGCTCTCCCATGTCTCGACGCCGTCGACGACAGGCTGGGCGGCAGCTTTGACCTTCCGGCCACGCGCCGCCGAAATGATTCGGATGGTCGTGCCGATCGCGACGATGGTCCAGAACGAGATCGTGAGATAGAGGCCCGTCGGCGCGCCCGCGACAAAAGCCCAAGACGCCAGCGCAGCCGCGAGCACAAGCCCAATGAGAACCCAAATTGTGGGACGCATTCGTCCTCCTCTCTTCCAGAATAACTCTCGAATGGGCCAGTGGGTAGACGGCGAAGTCTAGCGAAAGCGAACTGATTTCACAGGACTCGTTCTCGGCGACTGTGATCCATAGCCTGACGATAGGTTCCGTAAGTCGACCGGCGGGGGTTCGGTCGCTGGATGTGATGGGGGTCTCGCTCGGGAGCGGCAGCTCACGATGCGGTCGATGCTGCGCGGGACTTTAAGGAGTAAGGAATGCAAGCAAGAACGAGGAAGTTCGCCCTTGGTGTCGCCGTCGTGGCGGCAACGATCAGCACGCTGGCGATCGCGCCCGCAGCGAATGCCGCACCAGCGCCGGCAGCAGCCATTCAAGCGGCCACTGCAGACGCAGCGCCGCCTGCAGTCGCCCTGGACCCGTCGACGTTCTCCGGTCCGCTGGTGATCGCTGTTCCGTCCGGCCACGAGGTCGTCGTCAACGTCAAGGCAGGGGACGCTCCGAAGGTCATCGCTGATGTCCAGGCCGCGGACCGGGCAGGCAAGACCCAAACCCTCGGAAAGGTCATGGCGCCGATGTCTGGCTGCGGGGAGACGGTGCGTTCGGTCGCCGGACCCGGGACCTGGTGGACGAGCGTTCAGGGGTGCGCGGTTGCCGGATACAACGGGTACAACCGCCAGTACCACTGGGAGAACGGTTCGGACGTCGAGCTGTGCACGAACGGCCGCGGCTACAACTCCAGTCACGCAGCAGCCTGGTACTCGACCGGCTGCTCTGGCGGGGATTACAGCGTTCCGTGGGGCAACGTGTTGGCCTACACCCAGATGCAGGGATTCTCACTGTCCGGCGTAACCGGGGCTGCATACCTTTGGCGCGCCTGACCCACATATGGTGAAAGGAGCCGGCTCGCCGGAGACCTGGCGAGCCGGCTCCCGAGTAGGAGGAGACCGAAACGATGAACTCATCCAAGCTTCGACCCAATGTCGTCCTCTGGTGGGGCGTCGGCCTGGCCGTTGTCGGCGCGCTGCTCGGGATCTTTGTCCCGAGCCTCAGCTACTACCTCGCCGACTCCAGCAACTCGGCCGGGGGAGTAAGTAATGGCCTGCTCTCATTCATGGAGATCCTCGTGCGCGTGCTCGGAGCCATCGTGCCCACACTCGGCATCGTCCTCATCGGCGCCTCGATCGTCATGGCCTACCTCCGACAGCTGCTGCGTCCCACGTTGGGGGCTATGGTGACCGCGCGACGGCAGTCGATGGAGACTGACTAGGTCTAGGCATTCCTGCCTCGGGTCTGCACCGGCTTTTGAAATGGTCCCCCGGGCGCCGACGAGAAGCCCACGCACGGCGAGGGTTTCTGTGCTCGCGGCGCGAACTCGGCGCGTCAACCACCGAGATGCCGGTCAGGGATGGGTTCTTCGACCGGCTGAATTGTTAGGACAGATTTCCCGAATCGTTGGAACAGCCCTCGAGCGGAGACGGAGGGATTTGAACCCTCGGTCCCCTTACGGGGACTCCACCTTAGCAGGGTGGTGCACTAGGCCTGACTATGCGACGTCTCCAGCGCGACCGCGAACGGACGCACGACAGCCATCATAACGGACGCCGCGGGGGTGCCCGGACACGGTTCTCTCAGGCGCCGACGGGGACGTGTTGCGTCACGGTGCCGAGGATCTCGCTGACGAGCAGGATCGACCAGACCGTCGCCAGGACCATCGTGACGACGTACGCCGCGATCGCCACCCAGAGGGGCGCCAGCCCGCGGCCGTCGGCGACCTTGCGCACGATGACGCTGCGGCCGATCGGGTAGACGATCCCGAGGAACGACCACGCCCAGTGGAAGGGTCGCTCCATTCCGCGTCGGACGAGCTCGCGGTAGTCCAGCCAGGAGAAGACGATCGTCGCTGCCGAGATCAGCCAGCTCACACCCATGACCACGAAATACAGCGGGCCGCCGAGAAGGGCGAACGGGTCCGTCAGCACCACACCGGAACCATCGGGCGCGGTACGGAACATCGCCTGCGGGTGCAACAGGAACAACAGCAGTCCGGTCACCACCGGTGCGACCGCGACAAGCCAGATCCACACCGTGTACACCGGGGTGCCCGGCGCGAGCGGGCGGCGCGGCGGGGGCCCGTACGGAGACGGCGCCGCGTACGGAGACGGCGCTGCCGGTGCGAGCTGGTCGCCCCAGCGGGAGCCGTCCCACCAGCGCAGCGCGCCGGACCCGTAGGGGTCCGGATACCAGCCGGCGGCGGGAGGGACCGGGTCGGTCATCGTCGGATCAGGAGTCGTGGCCGACGGCGGGCTCGCCGACGAACTGGTGCGACTCGCTGGCGAGCTCCGGCCAGTCCTCGGTGTCGGCGATGCGCACCCAGGAGCCCTTGGCCTCGCTGCGGCCGGCGGGGACGGCGGTGGCGACGTCGCGGCCGATCAGGTCGTCGGCGCGGCCGGTGGGGAGGTCGACCACGAGGTCCGTGCCGTCCAGGTAGGCGAACAGGCGGCCGTGCACGTGGAGTCCGGTGGCGGTGACCGACACGTCCAGGTCGGGGTCCTCCAGCAGCTGCGCCGCAAGCAGTTCGAACGACGGTACGGGGCTGTCGGTCATGCGATTCCTCTCCCTCTGTGCTCCGGGTGGGGCACGCTCGAAACACTACCCGGTCGCCACATGGTCAGCCGAGGAGCGCCTCGTGCGCGACCTCGAGCAGCCGGCCGGTCCGGAACTCCTCGTGAGCCGTCACCGTCAGGACGGCGCCGTGCGCGTCGTCGACGACGACGTACTGCCCGTACCGTCCATCGAATCGCCACAGGCCTGACGGGCCCTCCCAGGTCGCGATCCCGTAGTGGGCGGAGGTGCCGTCGCTGCCGGTGTCGCGCCAGTCCGCGTGCATCCCGTCGATCCAGGCGGCGCTCACGATCCGCGATCCGCGCCACTCGCCGCGGTCGCGCAGCACACGGCCGATGCGGGTCAGCTCCTCGGTGCGCAGCTGGAGGCCGCTGCCCGCGACGATCCAGCCCAGCGGGCACCTCATCCACTGCGGGTTGTCGATGCCCAGAGGCTCGAACAGCCGCGGGAGCAGCCAGTCGCGCACGTCCCCCACGGCAGCGCCGAGCATCCGCATGGCAACGTAGGTGCTCGCGTCCGAGTAGAGGAAGTGCTCCCCCGGGCCGCGGGTCGGGAGGCGGAGCATCTCCTGCGCCAGGTCGGCGCCCGGCACCGGCTGGTCGCCGAACCACTGGAAATCGATGCCGCTCGACATGGTCAGCAGGTGGCGGAGCGACACCGCTCCTACCCCGTCGCCGAGCTCCAGCCCGGGGAGCGCCTCCGCGACGGTCGTGTCGAGGGTCAGCACGCCTTCGTCGACCGCGATGCCCGCGGCCAGCGCGCTGACCCCCTTCGATACGGAGTACACGTTCACCCGGTCGTCGCTGCGCCAGCGGTGGTCCGCCTCGTCGTCACCCACCAGGGCGTGGGCGCCGTACGCGCCCAGCCCTTCCCGATCCACGGTGCGAACGAAGCGGTCCAGGAGCTGGTCGGCGGCAGTCATACCCTCATTCTGACGGCGCCATCGCCTCGAGAGCGATGTTCAGCTGCAGGACGTTGACGGTCGGCTCCCCCAGGTAGCCCAGGTCGCGCTGCTGGACGTGCTTCTCGACGAGGGCACGCACCCGGTCCGCGCTGATGCCTCGGGCCTTCGCCACCGCATCCACCTGGAGCAGCGCGTACACCGGCGAGATCTGCGGGTCCAATCCCGAGCCGGATGCGGTCAGCGCGTCGGGCGGGATCCGGCCGACGCTGACGCCGTCCACCTTCTCGATGACCTTCGCCCGCTCGTCGATCGACGTCAGGAGGTCCGGGTTGTTCGGTCCGAGGTTGCTGCCGCTGGACGCGCCGCCGTCGTACCCGTCGCCCGCCGCAGACGGCCGGGACTGGAACCACTGCGGCAGCGGGTTCCCCTTCTTGTCGGTGAAGGACTGACCGATCAGGCTCGAGCCGACCACCTTCCCCTGCGCGGTGACGGTCGAGCCGTTCGCCTGCGCGGGGAGGGTGAGCTGGCCGATCCCCGTGACCACCAGCGGGTAGGCGACGCCGAGGACGACGGTGAAGATGAGCAGTGCCCGGAGGGCGACCCAGTACTGGCGCCCGGTTCCCCGTGTCGAAGCATTCATGATGAGTTCCGTTCTGATTTCTAGAATCCGGGGATCAGGCTGACGACCAGGTCGATCAGCTTGATGCCGATGAAGGGGGCGATGATGCCGCCGAGGCCGTAGATCAGTAGGTTGCTGCGCAGCAGGGCCGAGGCCGAGGCGGCCCGGTAGCGGACACCGCGCAGTGCGAGCGGGATCAGGATCACGATGATGATCGCGTTGAAGATCACCGCGGACAGGATCGCGGACGACGACGAGTGCAACTGCATGATGTTGATCGCCTGCAGCCCGGGGAACACCCCGACGAACATCGCCGGGATGATCGCGAAGTACTTCGCCACGTCGTTCGCGATCGAGAACGTCGTGAGCGCGCCGCGGGTGATGAGCAGCTGCTTACCGATGCGGACGATGTCGATCAGCTTGGTGGGGTCGGAGTCGAGGTCGACCATGTTGCCCGCCTCCTTCGCCGCCGAGGTGCCCGTGTTCATCGCGACGCCGACATCCGCCTGCGCGAGCGCCGGGGCGTCGTTCGTGCCGTCGCCGGTCATGGCGACGAGGTTGCCGCCCTCCT
Coding sequences within:
- a CDS encoding DUF3800 domain-containing protein, encoding MAQLVYIDETISNGEDRLPKYLTVVGVAVEEDSVRALAERMRAVVHHHLGWLPHDFEFHANELWGGGGYWKGKSPTELLAVFDDVIKVLLDLDIFVVHATIDIPALHQKYLGHFDDNAYLLALQFMLEKLDSYRAGQPLRILIADQTQEHQLRATDMVGEMQWRPLGGEVPGRLLSTVIDSIHFVDSKSSPGVQLADCVAYIIHRNRRTAYEHPAAKAAVQRLSAEIDSKTRTWRAAWP
- a CDS encoding DUF2510 domain-containing protein, whose translation is MTDPVPPAAGWYPDPYGSGALRWWDGSRWGDQLAPAAPSPYAAPSPYGPPPRRPLAPGTPVYTVWIWLVAVAPVVTGLLLFLLHPQAMFRTAPDGSGVVLTDPFALLGGPLYFVVMGVSWLISAATIVFSWLDYRELVRRGMERPFHWAWSFLGIVYPIGRSVIVRKVADGRGLAPLWVAIAAYVVTMVLATVWSILLVSEILGTVTQHVPVGA
- a CDS encoding serine hydrolase, with amino-acid sequence MTAADQLLDRFVRTVDREGLGAYGAHALVGDDEADHRWRSDDRVNVYSVSKGVSALAAGIAVDEGVLTLDTTVAEALPGLELGDGVGAVSLRHLLTMSSGIDFQWFGDQPVPGADLAQEMLRLPTRGPGEHFLYSDASTYVAMRMLGAAVGDVRDWLLPRLFEPLGIDNPQWMRCPLGWIVAGSGLQLRTEELTRIGRVLRDRGEWRGSRIVSAAWIDGMHADWRDTGSDGTSAHYGIATWEGPSGLWRFDGRYGQYVVVDDAHGAVLTVTAHEEFRTGRLLEVAHEALLG
- the kdpC gene encoding K(+)-transporting ATPase subunit C, with the translated sequence MNASTRGTGRQYWVALRALLIFTVVLGVAYPLVVTGIGQLTLPAQANGSTVTAQGKVVGSSLIGQSFTDKKGNPLPQWFQSRPSAAGDGYDGGASSGSNLGPNNPDLLTSIDERAKVIEKVDGVSVGRIPPDALTASGSGLDPQISPVYALLQVDAVAKARGISADRVRALVEKHVQQRDLGYLGEPTVNVLQLNIALEAMAPSE